The Camelina sativa cultivar DH55 chromosome 16, Cs, whole genome shotgun sequence sequence tccaacccacctctatatttactttttaactctattttagagtaaaatctatTCCAACACAtctctatttttacctctataatagagatctctattttttcctctataatagagctgaacttttttatttataaaatggtcattgaacttttaacacttttatatttatgatcaaaataaataaaatatatatttaaatagtttagtaataattattttatatgatgcaatgtatttcttttaataaatgtgatatttaaataatatttatgaatgttaaaagtttaaacaatatcataattttatgaaagtttcacaaatactaaaataaatgggttagtttgcaacttttataagtaaaaggtattaatagtaaaataaaagggaatttctacggaatattcttttttagaggaaaaaatagaggtatcTATTAGAGCAAAAGTCATCtttattatagagttcctctattttagaggtaaaaatagggtaaaccattggagatggtctaatagAGGTGAATTTTACTCCAATCCacctctattttcacctctaaaatagagattgctattttttcctctatttatagaggaattctatttttttctacaaagagttcctctataaatagaggaactctattttagaggtgaaaatagaggtgagttggagtaaaactcacatctattataaagatctctattatagaggaaaaaaatagggaaaaccattggagatggtcttagatGAGAAACCAATAAGActctaagaccatctccaatggctttctctattttttcctctataatagagatctttaTAATAGATGTGAGTGTTACTCCAACCCActtctattctcacctctaaaatagagttcctctatttatagaggaaccctttgtagaaaaaatagagttcctctatttataAAGGAACCCTTTgtggaaaaaaatagagttcctctataaatagaggaaaaaatagcaatctctattttagaagtGAAAATAGAGGTGGATTGGAGTCAAATccatctctattatagaggatctctattatagatgaaaaaataaaggaccattggagatgctctaactCGGATAGAAGAAAATTTCAGGTCTTTAGCTGGAGTACTTTAGCATCATTCTCAGAGCATAAGGACACTTATAATATGATAACAATTTATGCTTCTATGTGATGTATCATATATAAACAAGTGCAATTTACTTGCAGGGATTTTGCTCATGTTTTATGCCATACTCTAGTGATGTTAAGCCATATATTATAAACAAGATGCATGTAAGGTCCGCATAATCCAACATGGGAATAGCCGGAGTCGAATTGTATGATTTGGGGGGGGGAGAGTCATTAACACCATCTTCAGAAATTTTTCTCTCGGAGTGTATCAGTGAAGCTTTGTTGTGTAAGTGATTTGGATGACTAGTTTCATGTTATGCTGCTCTTTTGGATATTTAATGAAAGAAAGAGTAACACGACgtcgtatatatatttaatttaatggaGCAGATAAAGCCAAGGTCAATTCCGTAAATCACGGATGTTTGTGACGAGCGGGGGGGGgggcttcgtcttcttcttcttttgctttttagttTCAGATAGTTTCCAttctcactctttctctctctctctcacagccTTTATTAATGTTAGATCTGTCTCTTACGTCGCGTCGAAGTCTTCTTCATTCCTTCTTCACATACAACCCCCAACGAATCCCTAATTTATCCAATTCCACActccagagagagagatagagagatctcAATCAAATCCACGACAATGGCGTCTCCCAATCCCTACACCAAGCGTCgctctcctcctccgccgccgtcTACCACTCAGCCCCGTTCCAAATCCACcggaggaggagggggaggaGGATTCTTCTGTAAGTCTGTTCTATTCGCTCTCTTTCTCCTCGCCTTGCCTTTATTCCCTTCTCAAGCCCCCGATTTCGTCGGCGAGACTGTGCTCACCAAGTTCTGGGAACTCATTCACCTCCTATTCGTCGGCATTGCTGTTGCTTATGGTTTGTTTAGCCGTAGGACTGTTGAATCCCCTCTTGATTTTAGTCTAGTagatgactcttcttcttcttcttcttcttctttgtcttatGTTTCCACAATCTTCCAGTTTGATgagaatcatcatcattcttCTGATTTTGTTGATGTGAGGACTGAGACTcgtttgattaataataatgtcAGTGCTCGTCGAGCTCCTGTGGTTCTTAAATCCgagtcttcttttgttgttgaaacCGAATTGGAAGAATCGTCTTCTGAATATGGTGTTGGTGGTGCTAGTCAAACCAATGAAGTCAGAGCTTGGAGTTCCCAGTATTTTCAGGGCAAATCTAAGGTTGTGGTTGCTCGACCTGCTTATGGTCTTGATGGTCACGTTGTTCACCAGCCTTTAGGCTTGCCTATTAGGAGTTTAAGGTCTGCTCTGAGAGATACTACTCCAGCTCCTGAAGATAACAATAAATCCTTTTCTGATGGAGCTGTAAATGGGGAAGCTGACTCATTATTATTGCCTGATGCTGCTCCCACTTCACCTGTTCCATGGCATTTTACACCTGAAATGATGGGAATGGGAGACAACTACCCTTCTGAGTTTTCTCCTCAATCTGTAGATGAAACTCAATTTACGACTCGCAAATCGGCATCATCTTCTTCCCGGTCTACTGCTTCTTCTCCATCGCAAACTAGTCTTGCATCCCATACTCAGAACAGATTCTCTCCTTCTCGTTCTGTGTCTGAGGAGTCTCTAAACTCAAATGTGGAAGAAATGGTCAAGGAACAGAGTCTTCAGGGTTCAACACGGTCTAATTCGCCATCCTTGCCCCCATCACCGTCTTTGTCTTCATCTCCACCATCGCCGCAATTAGTGATCGATGATACTCACAGGCGTTTGCCAGAATTAGAAGTAACCGATGATACTCACAGGCGTGCCTCACATTCTCGGCATTACAGTGATGGTTCATTGTTAGAGGAGGATGTAAGGAAGGGCTTTGAAGATGAACTGGAAGGGAGCAAAGTCAGAGACAGAGACAGGAGGATGGAACGGGGATCTAGATCACTTAATTTGACTGCTGAAAGTTCCCGCAGAGGGAACAAATCTCGCAGATCCTACCCTCCTGAGTCCATCTCATCTCCCGCGGATGACTCCACAACTAGGAGACGGAATCTTCAGCAAAAGAGTACTGGCCATTTGCTTGAAGACAATATCGGGAAAGGAGTGGAGGCCAACAATAACAATCTGAGGGTCAAAAAGGGAAGGAGTCACGACTCTTTGGAGCTACCAGCGGAAGACTCTACAAAAGATGAGGATTTCAGCGAGTCTTTTCCTGCTCGAGAGGTATCGTTCCAGCCAACGAATGCTAAAGTTTCAAGGCGTGCAATGCATTCTTCACGAGGGGAACGTGACGCTTTGCCGGAGAAGGATGTCACAAGAAACTTAGAAGATGACACTGTGCAGTCAGATAAGCCCAGGAAAAAGGACCTTCGTGGTAATGACAAGGAATTGAAATCAAATAGTCCGAGGCTTGAATCACGTTCTTGGAGAGCTTCTAGTAATGTATCACTGAGAGGAAAGTCTGTGAGGACCATAAGATCTGATCGCCATGGGAAAGATCTAAAGGCAGATGGAGATTCATCTGATGATCGGGCAGAAGCTAAAGTAGAAAGCCGAGGAAGACCGAAATCGAGAAGACAACGTCAAGAAGAACTATCAATTGTACTGCACCAGGAGAAGAGTTCAGATACTCGCGCTAAATCTGAGCCAGAAGAGGTTGCTATGGAAGAGACAGAGGCCGAGCAACAACCTCAAGTAACtttagaggaagaggaagaagctgctTGGGAAAGTCAAAGCAATGCGAGCCATGATCATAATGAGGTTGATAGAAAAGCCGGCGAGTTCATAGCAAAATTCCGGGAACAAATCCGGTTGCAGAAGCTCATATCCGGCGAACAAcctagaggaggaggaggaggcacTGGTATGATCAGAAATAGCCATTTCAGATGACACTTACCACCATATATTGCTTCATTacttgtattattattgtaatttttatctaTCGGCATTGTTGATGAGAATCTTGAGTTGTCAGTCTCTCTTTGTTTCAAGTTTATATTGttgaataaaatgaatttctaaCTTATTAAAATGGAGTCAAAGTTATGAAGATGTGGACGTATTGGTTACAAAAAGGAAACTCGGGGGCAAAACATTATATTAAACGCAGAGAGAACTCAATTGGATTTTGCAGGAATCGCCGGAGGGAGAAGCTATGGTGATGATTTTATCAACTCCTCTCTATCCAAGACTTACACTTCTACGTGAGTTCTTCTCTCCCTCTGAAAATTTAGTAAGCTGGCTTCTTGGGCTAAATAGGATTAAGCTTGTAAAATCTTGTAGGTGAAACAAAAGTGCAAACGATCGTCATGTTGCTCACTGagtgaagaaccaaaagaccAAAGGTAAATTTGCAGTTTTAAGTGATGGTTTTCTTgctttttggtttggttctggAGGTAGAGCAAGGTACCGTGTCTGTGTTGGAACGAAATCGAGCTTTGACTTTCGGGTTTGGGAACATGTTTGCTTCCCTGTATAGTACAGATTGCAAACATCGAGTATTTAAGCTGTTAATGATGGTAATTGTTCAAATCCCATAAATTTGTGTCTTATCTGGTTGATGCAGTTTCcaaatttggttttttcttaGCTGTTTCAGTATCTAGTCAAGCTTCAGGAAAATTCGTGTTTCTAAAGTTTAAAGGATCGTCTTTTACTTTTTAGTCTGTAGTTCTCTTTTTGAGAATTCAGAGTTAGTTTGTAGAATGTATTTTCAAATTCTTAGGTGGAAGTATGTAAGAGTTTTACCAAGTGACTAAATTGATTTCTTCCCCAAACCTACTTAGGTTGGAACTTATGTGAGATTtgatcaaaaaacaaaaatttgataaaatgtgAAGATTTGATAAACTTGTATCAATAATTCTACTACTTCTGACCTTTTTGTCGAAGTCTTGTCACTTTGCTTTGTTGATCTTGTAAACGCCTATCTATtataaacattaataattagatataaatTTTGTCAACCAATTAAGATTGGTCATGTGAGATATGTAAAGGTTATGAGACATTGGTAGACCAAGAACCTAACTAGTAAAAGTAGTGGAGTTTGTGCATgataaaacaatgaaacaaagtTACTTTGTTTTGGTGGTCCAGTAAGGGAGAAAATAGCTCTTTCCTTCTCTACGGACCAAACTAGTAACTCTATAATGGATCTATTGATAGAGGTAAGACTATGCCTATGTTCTCTTTGGTGCTTTTGTTGTTGGACATGATGCTGCTATTACTCTGCGTTtactaaaaaaatgaataccTATTATTTCTAATCTTTTTGTTGACCTGAAATAAGTTCTCAAAATATTAGTATCTTGCTTTTTCTTCGACTACCTGTTATCTTTTCAGTTGAGTCTTTTACCCTTGCTGTTTTGATCCATTTATCAAACCTCGCTCTTAGATAAGAAACTAATATGACTCTTAACTTAGATAGAAGAAAAATCCTGGAATTTAGGTGGAGTACTTTAGCTTTATTCCCGGAGCATAATGATACACGTATATGATAACAGAGTATGCTTTTATGTGATATAAACAAGTGCAATTTACTTGCAGGGATTTTTCTCATGTTGTTCTGTGATAATCTAGTGATATTAAGccataaattataaacaagatGCATGCAACCTAGGTCTGCATAATCCAATATGGGAATAGCCGAGTCGAACTGTATGATTTGGGGGAGAGTCATGAACAGCATCTTCAGAATTTGTTCTTCCTGAGAGTATCAATGAATCTTTGTTGTGTAATATCATTGCTAGAGATATAGTCAAGAAAATCGTTGAAGCTGAATTCTCCATAGGCAGCTGATTTGTTTTCATTGACGAGCTGAGATGCTGGACTTACTTTCTTGTGCATAGGTAGACTGTGAAGACTTGCAAAAGATAGTCGCTTGAAATCTTTTTTCACTGTTACACGATGAACCACACTCTTGTATATGCCATTGCTCATGACTTCTACCTGATCACCCAACTGAACTATCAGAGCTCCTTCAATATATGGCACAGAAACCCAGTTGTTGTTGGAGTCCATTATCTGCAGCCCTTGGCTACTCTGGAGTAATATGGTCAGTGAGCCAAAGTCCGAGTGTGGTGGCATTCCCAAAGCAATATCTGGTTCGGGACAAGCTGGATAGCAGTTCAC is a genomic window containing:
- the LOC104749306 gene encoding uncharacterized protein LOC104749306, giving the protein MASPNPYTKRRSPPPPPSTTQPRSKSTGGGGGGGFFCKSVLFALFLLALPLFPSQAPDFVGETVLTKFWELIHLLFVGIAVAYGLFSRRTVESPLDFSLVDDSSSSSSSSLSYVSTIFQFDENHHHSSDFVDVRTETRLINNNVSARRAPVVLKSESSFVVETELEESSSEYGVGGASQTNEVRAWSSQYFQGKSKVVVARPAYGLDGHVVHQPLGLPIRSLRSALRDTTPAPEDNNKSFSDGAVNGEADSLLLPDAAPTSPVPWHFTPEMMGMGDNYPSEFSPQSVDETQFTTRKSASSSSRSTASSPSQTSLASHTQNRFSPSRSVSEESLNSNVEEMVKEQSLQGSTRSNSPSLPPSPSLSSSPPSPQLVIDDTHRRLPELEVTDDTHRRASHSRHYSDGSLLEEDVRKGFEDELEGSKVRDRDRRMERGSRSLNLTAESSRRGNKSRRSYPPESISSPADDSTTRRRNLQQKSTGHLLEDNIGKGVEANNNNLRVKKGRSHDSLELPAEDSTKDEDFSESFPAREVSFQPTNAKVSRRAMHSSRGERDALPEKDVTRNLEDDTVQSDKPRKKDLRGNDKELKSNSPRLESRSWRASSNVSLRGKSVRTIRSDRHGKDLKADGDSSDDRAEAKVESRGRPKSRRQRQEELSIVLHQEKSSDTRAKSEPEEVAMEETEAEQQPQVTLEEEEEAAWESQSNASHDHNEVDRKAGEFIAKFREQIRLQKLISGEQPRGGGGGTGMIRNSHFR